The DNA sequence GCTTCCCAGATTTGCCGAGGTAGCGGGAGCACGGACTTCTACCATAGACGTAGACATGGTCTTGGGTTAGAGGGGACAACGAAAACCGTTTTCGAGTTAGAGTCACAAGACGCGTATATGCCAGCAACCCTAGAGGTGAGATGTGAGAACGACGACTGTGAACTCGACATGTTCGAGCTCCATTATACCTACGGCATGCCCGACGAGACCGGTGTCGACGACTTCACGTGTCCCTACTGTCTCGAAAAGGAGGATCTCACTCGGGTAGAGATAGAGACAGAGACGTAGACTCCTCCACCTCGTCGTAGTCGGGGAACTCGGGCCACTCCGACGCGACCCAGGCGTGCTCGACAGTCATCTCGTCGTCTAAGACGAAGACGGCTGGACGTGGCTCTTCTACTCCTTCCATTCCGTCGAGGTCGTGTACGACGCCGTACTCCTCTGCGATCTCGTTCGAAGGGTCGGAGAAGAGACGCGCGTCGAGGTCGTTGTCGTCTATGAACTTTATGTGCTCGTACGGCGTTGAGATCGAGACACCGACGACCTCGGCTTCGTCTGCCCAGCCTCTCTCTTGGATCTCGTTCCAGATGTATATAGCGGGGAACGAGCCGTCCATCGGATGGAAGACAACCACGACGCCGTCGTCGGACTCCTCGACGACCTCCGACAAAGAGGTGTCCTCCCAGTACTCGTCGTTGACGAGAGGACGCGTGAAGTCGGGCGCAGTCTCTCCTTCTTCTATCCTGTCGGTCTCGGGGAGTTCGACCACGTCGAAGTCAAGCATTTGTCTCACCTCCGTACCTGTCGTCGAGGTACTGTACTATGTTGTCGCTCTCGGCTATCACGACTCCCGAATCCGCCTCGACGAGCACGGGGATGAGACGCGTGTTGGCGACTCTCTTAACGACGTTTCTGTAGCTGTGCATGGGTCTCACGAAACGTGAGTCGTAGTCGACGCCGTACTCGTTGAGCT is a window from the Candidatus Afararchaeum irisae genome containing:
- a CDS encoding redoxin domain-containing protein is translated as MLDFDVVELPETDRIEEGETAPDFTRPLVNDEYWEDTSLSEVVEESDDGVVVVFHPMDGSFPAIYIWNEIQERGWADEAEVVGVSISTPYEHIKFIDDNDLDARLFSDPSNEIAEEYGVVHDLDGMEGVEEPRPAVFVLDDEMTVEHAWVASEWPEFPDYDEVEESTSLSLSLPE
- a CDS encoding glutathione S-transferase N-terminal domain-containing protein, producing the protein MRKLNEYGVDYDSRFVRPMHSYRNVVKRVANTRLIPVLVEADSGVVIAESDNIVQYLDDRYGGETNA